In one Brevibacterium sp. CBA3109 genomic region, the following are encoded:
- a CDS encoding ABC transporter ATP-binding protein → MTTPNDNAYHHDAHGVPYESIVLRVSDLRIATNAGHEILHRVNFALSRGEILGLVGESGSGKTTAGLACMGHFREGLKFASGSVSLWPRGADTAVEVVELDETAVRDLRGSRIAYIPQDPALSLNPAMRVGEQISEVLDIHGFGSSDAERVERVAAVLVDVGLPGDKTYQKRWPHQLSGGQQQRIGIAMAFAMYPDVLILDEPTTGLDVSTQAVVLDTIRQMTVANNVAGLYITHDLAVIKDISDRVAVMLRGDLVEEGPVAAVLQDPQHEYTKLLMSAVPDLAGRKTIGEGAVAEPIPEPKATHILVSAGESQPEGSTESAAAQGPADSAHDSATSATAPLLQVTDVALAYGKAQILDGINLTLEPGDCTLLLGESGSGKTTLSRCVAGLNDDYSGVVALRGTELAKSTRKRTNGQRVGIQYVFQSPFSSLNPRRSIGQSLTVPLEMSGEGTAASRKAKVEEALDSVRLGRSFYHRRPGDLSGGERQRAAIARALVNEPSVLVCDEITSALDVSVQASIIGLLRALRKEHQLAMLFVTHNIALSRHIADNLAVLNKGKIVDYGPTAQVLENPQHEYTRTLIADVPKF, encoded by the coding sequence ATGACCACGCCGAACGACAACGCCTACCACCATGATGCCCACGGTGTCCCCTACGAGTCGATCGTGCTGCGGGTCAGCGACCTGCGCATCGCCACGAACGCTGGCCATGAGATCCTCCACAGAGTGAACTTCGCCCTGAGCCGAGGTGAGATCCTCGGACTCGTGGGGGAGTCGGGTTCGGGTAAGACCACGGCAGGCCTGGCCTGCATGGGCCACTTCCGGGAAGGACTGAAGTTCGCGTCAGGATCTGTGAGCCTGTGGCCGCGTGGTGCTGACACCGCCGTCGAGGTGGTCGAACTCGACGAGACGGCCGTTCGCGACCTGCGGGGATCCCGGATCGCCTACATTCCCCAGGACCCTGCGCTCTCGCTCAACCCGGCGATGCGGGTGGGCGAGCAGATCAGCGAGGTCCTCGACATCCACGGCTTCGGCAGCTCCGATGCCGAACGCGTCGAACGTGTGGCAGCGGTGCTCGTCGACGTCGGCCTGCCCGGTGACAAGACCTACCAGAAACGCTGGCCGCATCAGCTCTCCGGCGGTCAGCAGCAGCGCATCGGCATCGCCATGGCCTTTGCGATGTACCCGGATGTGCTCATCCTCGACGAACCCACCACCGGCCTCGACGTGTCCACCCAGGCGGTCGTCCTCGACACCATCCGGCAGATGACGGTCGCGAACAACGTCGCCGGTCTCTACATCACCCACGATCTCGCGGTGATCAAGGACATCTCCGACAGGGTGGCCGTGATGCTGCGCGGCGACCTGGTCGAAGAGGGCCCGGTGGCCGCTGTGCTCCAGGACCCTCAGCACGAGTACACGAAGCTGCTCATGTCCGCCGTCCCGGACCTCGCTGGTCGCAAGACCATCGGCGAAGGTGCGGTGGCAGAGCCAATACCCGAACCCAAAGCCACACACATTCTCGTATCGGCAGGGGAGTCACAGCCTGAGGGGTCGACCGAATCTGCGGCAGCGCAGGGTCCGGCAGATTCAGCACACGATTCAGCCACCTCGGCGACTGCACCGTTGCTGCAGGTCACGGATGTCGCACTGGCCTACGGGAAGGCGCAGATCCTCGACGGCATCAACCTCACCCTGGAACCAGGCGACTGCACGCTGCTGCTGGGCGAATCGGGATCGGGCAAGACGACGCTGTCCCGGTGCGTGGCCGGCCTCAACGACGACTACTCCGGTGTCGTGGCACTGCGCGGCACGGAGCTGGCCAAGTCGACGCGGAAGCGGACGAATGGGCAGCGAGTCGGCATTCAGTACGTGTTCCAGTCCCCGTTCTCCTCGCTCAACCCCCGGCGGTCGATCGGTCAGTCGCTGACCGTTCCCCTGGAGATGAGCGGCGAGGGCACCGCTGCGAGCCGGAAGGCGAAGGTTGAAGAAGCTTTGGACTCTGTGCGTCTGGGCCGCAGCTTCTATCACCGTCGGCCCGGTGACCTCTCCGGTGGTGAGCGGCAGAGGGCCGCGATCGCCAGAGCATTGGTCAACGAGCCCTCGGTGCTGGTCTGCGATGAGATCACCTCAGCGCTCGACGTGAGTGTGCAGGCCTCGATCATCGGGTTGCTGCGCGCGCTGCGAAAGGAACATCAGTTGGCAATGCTGTTCGTCACCCACAACATTGCGCTCTCACGCCATATCGCGGACAACCTCGCTGTGCTCAACAAGGGCAAGATCGTCGACTACGGGCCGACTGCCCAGGTTTTGGAGAACCCGCAGCACGAGTACACGCGCACGCTGATCGCGGACGTGCCGAAGTTCTGA
- a CDS encoding ABC transporter permease: MSTDANRLDDLKSTAVDGGEIPQESQTTYTPFVKRVLAQKQGKIGLTITIIVLLLAFCGPLLLPWATGNTATEFVAKPFSAYGLFGSDNLGRDVLSRFLAGGLTLVVYSVLATALGMIVGAIVGMLAAYVGGTFDAIIMRLNDVLLAIPQLVFALLAITVLGPQGWVLVTVIGITHAPRIARVARSATLGVITEDYILAAEMYAMPRWKVLARELLPNITGPLSVEAGLRLTYSIGYIASLSFLGLGLQPPAADWGLMINENRIALSIQPWGVLLPVITIALLTIGTNLLADSFARATASTSVEA; the protein is encoded by the coding sequence ATGAGCACGGACGCGAACAGACTCGACGACCTCAAATCCACCGCTGTCGACGGGGGAGAGATCCCACAGGAGTCGCAGACCACGTACACCCCGTTCGTCAAACGTGTGCTCGCGCAGAAACAGGGCAAGATCGGGCTGACGATCACGATCATCGTGCTGCTGCTGGCCTTCTGCGGACCCCTGCTGCTGCCCTGGGCAACCGGCAACACCGCGACCGAGTTCGTCGCGAAGCCATTCAGCGCCTACGGGCTCTTCGGCTCCGACAACCTGGGCCGCGATGTGCTCTCCCGATTCCTGGCCGGTGGCCTCACGCTCGTCGTGTACTCGGTGCTGGCCACAGCCCTGGGCATGATCGTGGGCGCGATCGTCGGGATGCTCGCCGCCTATGTCGGTGGAACCTTCGACGCGATCATCATGCGCCTCAACGATGTGCTTCTGGCCATCCCGCAGCTGGTGTTCGCGCTGCTGGCGATCACAGTGCTGGGACCGCAGGGGTGGGTACTCGTGACCGTCATCGGCATCACCCACGCCCCGCGCATCGCACGAGTCGCCCGGTCGGCGACCCTGGGTGTCATCACCGAGGACTACATCCTCGCCGCGGAGATGTATGCGATGCCGCGGTGGAAGGTCCTTGCTCGGGAGCTGCTGCCCAATATCACCGGTCCGCTGAGCGTCGAGGCGGGACTGCGTCTGACCTACTCGATCGGCTACATCGCCTCACTGTCGTTCCTGGGACTCGGCCTGCAGCCGCCCGCGGCTGACTGGGGCCTGATGATCAATGAGAACCGGATCGCGTTGAGCATCCAACCCTGGGGTGTGCTGCTGCCGGTGATCACCATTGCACTGCTCACCATCGGAACCAACCTGCTTGCGGACTCCTTCGCCAGGGCCACCGCATCGACTTCAGTGGAGGCATGA
- a CDS encoding ABC transporter permease yields the protein MFGKVIGRRLIFSAFILLAVSLLVFGATLLLPGDAARAILGQQATPERIAALNEQLGLNQPAWQRYFTWLGGLFVGDFGTSTASGTSVAALLGDRVWASFILMGVAALISVPLGIGLGVYSALHRGGRRDQTMTGFTLVLAAMPEFVIGIALIAIFATSVFQILPAVTLAPPGDPVWKRPEQLILPILTLVLVVTPYIVRMMRATMIEVLDSGFVEMARLKGVPETRVIFRHAVPHALGPVAQVVAIQLAWLAGGVVVVEFLFRYPGLGQALIDAVTYRDVQVVQAISMLVAAVYVVVNLAADVVGILTNPKLRSAA from the coding sequence ATGTTCGGAAAAGTCATCGGGCGCAGGCTGATCTTCTCAGCCTTCATCCTCCTCGCCGTTTCACTCCTCGTCTTCGGCGCCACCCTCCTTCTGCCCGGAGACGCTGCACGTGCCATCCTCGGCCAGCAGGCCACCCCGGAGCGCATCGCGGCACTCAATGAGCAGCTGGGTCTCAATCAGCCCGCCTGGCAGCGCTACTTCACGTGGCTGGGAGGGCTCTTCGTCGGCGACTTCGGCACCTCGACGGCCAGCGGCACTTCCGTTGCGGCACTCCTCGGTGACCGGGTCTGGGCCTCCTTCATCCTTATGGGTGTAGCAGCACTCATCTCTGTGCCGCTGGGCATCGGCCTCGGCGTCTACTCTGCACTGCACCGCGGCGGCAGGCGCGACCAGACGATGACCGGATTCACCCTCGTCCTGGCGGCGATGCCCGAGTTCGTCATCGGCATCGCGCTCATCGCCATCTTCGCCACCTCGGTGTTCCAGATCCTGCCCGCAGTGACCCTGGCGCCGCCGGGAGACCCTGTGTGGAAGAGGCCTGAGCAGCTCATCCTGCCGATTCTCACCCTCGTCCTCGTCGTCACCCCCTACATTGTGCGGATGATGCGGGCCACGATGATCGAAGTCCTCGACTCCGGCTTTGTCGAGATGGCCCGACTCAAAGGTGTTCCCGAGACCCGGGTGATCTTCCGCCACGCGGTGCCACACGCTCTGGGTCCAGTTGCTCAGGTCGTGGCGATCCAGTTGGCCTGGTTGGCCGGCGGCGTGGTCGTCGTCGAGTTCCTGTTCCGCTATCCCGGTCTGGGCCAAGCCCTCATCGATGCGGTGACCTACCGGGACGTGCAGGTCGTGCAGGCGATCTCCATGCTCGTCGCCGCTGTCTACGTCGTGGTGAACTTGGCGGCCGATGTCGTCGGCATCCTCACCAACCCGAAGCTGAGGAGTGCAGCATGA
- a CDS encoding ABC transporter substrate-binding protein — protein sequence MNTPNRRQALGAGLSISAIAGLSACGGGAVTAIDAGDPVKGGSLRVGITGGNAADTVDAHIPVNNGDVCRSVNLYNALYGWDDDSKVVPLLAESFESNADATVWTCTLKEGVKFSDGRDITPEDVKFSFERITDPDDPKTAAANFTMLDKVVPTGKRSMEFRLSEPNGLFNDAVAEYTAGIVPADYDPENPVCSGPFKLKSFTPAQSTVLEPNEYYFDKSYLDEVQLLNFNDSDALINALLSTQVDAIAGIPLALVEVIAADERMAILNSETGMWLPFTMRVDKKPFDDVKVRQAFRLVVDREQMIEQVLSGFGTVGNDMFGPLSENYPDFPQRKQDIDKAKKLLAEAGYPDGIDVELVTAPIQSGAVESAQVFAQQAAEAGIRVKIRRVDSTTFFGDEYLKWDFAQDFWYTRDFMPQVISSCISESPFNETHWDDPAFNKVFDKARAIPSPAKRRDLEHELQKMLYDEGGYIVWGFANQVDAFQKYVGGLVKNSTGRPLSGWRFDRVWIGKV from the coding sequence CACGGGCGGCAACGCGGCCGATACCGTCGACGCCCACATTCCCGTCAACAACGGCGACGTATGCCGGTCAGTGAATCTCTACAACGCACTCTACGGCTGGGACGATGACTCAAAGGTCGTGCCGCTGCTCGCCGAGTCGTTTGAGTCCAATGCCGACGCGACCGTGTGGACCTGCACCCTGAAGGAGGGCGTGAAGTTCTCCGACGGCAGAGACATCACACCGGAGGACGTGAAGTTCTCCTTCGAGCGCATCACCGACCCCGACGATCCGAAGACCGCTGCCGCGAACTTCACCATGCTTGACAAGGTCGTGCCCACGGGCAAGAGGTCCATGGAGTTCCGGCTGTCCGAACCCAATGGCCTGTTCAACGATGCCGTGGCCGAATACACCGCCGGAATCGTCCCAGCCGACTACGACCCCGAGAATCCGGTATGTTCGGGCCCGTTCAAACTCAAGTCCTTCACCCCAGCCCAGTCAACGGTGTTGGAGCCCAACGAATACTACTTCGACAAGTCCTACCTCGACGAGGTTCAGCTGCTGAACTTCAACGACTCGGATGCCCTCATCAACGCTCTGCTGTCGACGCAGGTCGACGCGATCGCCGGCATTCCCCTCGCGCTGGTCGAGGTCATCGCCGCCGATGAGCGGATGGCGATTCTCAACTCTGAAACCGGCATGTGGCTGCCCTTCACAATGCGCGTGGACAAGAAGCCCTTCGACGATGTGAAGGTGCGACAGGCATTCCGACTCGTCGTGGACCGCGAGCAGATGATCGAGCAGGTCCTCTCCGGATTCGGCACCGTCGGCAACGACATGTTCGGTCCGCTGAGCGAGAACTACCCCGACTTCCCACAGCGCAAGCAGGACATCGACAAGGCCAAGAAGCTCCTCGCCGAGGCGGGATACCCCGACGGCATCGACGTCGAGTTGGTCACCGCGCCCATTCAGTCCGGTGCCGTCGAATCCGCGCAGGTCTTCGCCCAGCAGGCCGCCGAGGCCGGAATTCGAGTGAAGATCCGACGGGTCGACTCCACGACGTTCTTCGGAGACGAATACCTCAAATGGGATTTCGCACAGGACTTCTGGTACACCCGTGACTTCATGCCGCAGGTGATCTCCTCCTGTATCTCCGAATCGCCGTTCAACGAAACCCATTGGGACGACCCGGCATTCAACAAGGTCTTCGACAAGGCGCGGGCCATCCCCTCACCGGCTAAGAGACGTGACCTCGAACATGAGCTGCAGAAGATGCTCTACGACGAGGGCGGCTACATCGTCTGGGGGTTCGCCAACCAGGTCGACGCCTTCCAGAAGTACGTGGGCGGTCTGGTCAAGAACTCCACGGGCCGGCCGCTGAGCGGATGGCGATTCGACCGCGTATGGATTGGAAAGGTCTGA